A genomic stretch from Telopea speciosissima isolate NSW1024214 ecotype Mountain lineage chromosome 7, Tspe_v1, whole genome shotgun sequence includes:
- the LOC122668504 gene encoding uncharacterized protein LOC122668504, with the protein MPEKPIFSGKTALLDEVIAVPFPKEFKMSAFEYYDGTTDPAQHLEGFNSIMAFCGAFDAIMCRAFPPTVRKATRTCFTHLEPGSIHELKQLSMAFASAFMSSRSYRKTPVSLTTVKQKIGETLRSNPSNLMELQARCEEYMTTVETLDAKMDAQDGRTEKKRTERDERRDCEDDRKKRRCRSRTPLKHFERYTPLNRSCSKILMQIQRERYIKWQAKIGNNPNKKNGDKFCRFHNGTGHHTDECKYLKGEIESLI; encoded by the exons ATGCCCGAAAAACCTATCTTCTCAGGGAAGACAGCACTCTTGGACGAAGTCATAGCAGTCCCCTTCCCTAAAGAATTTAAGATGTCGGCGTTCGAGTACTATGACGGCACCACCGATCCCGCTCAGCACTTGGAAGGCTTTAACTCAATAATGGCATTTTGTGGGGCCTTTGATGCAATCATGTGTCGCGCCTTTCCTCCAACAGTGAGGAAAGCCACCAGGACTTGTTTCACTCACCTAGAGCCGGGCTCTATTCACGAACTTAAGCAGCTCAGCATGGCCTTCGCCTCTGCTTTCATGAGCAGTCGGAGTTATAGAAAAACACCGGTGAGCCTTACTACTGTGAAGCAGAAAATTGGCGAAACATTGAG GAGTAATCCCAGTAATCTGATGGAACTCCAGGCTAGATGTGAGGAGTACATGACGACGGTCGAGACCCTAGACGCAAAGATGGATGCTCAGGATGGTAGGACAGAGAAAAAGAGAACCGAGAGAGATGAAAGGCGAGACTGTGAAGACGACAGGAAGAAGCGGCGATGCAGGAGCAGAACCCCTCTAAAGCATTTTGAACGGTACACACCGCTCAATCGATCCTGCTCAAAAATCCTGATGCAGATCCAAAGAGAGAGGTACATCAAATGGCAGGcaaaaataggcaacaacccAAACAAGAAGAACGGTGACAAGTTCTGCCGCTTCCATAATGGGACCGGTCACCACACCGATGAATGCAAGTACCTCAAAGGAGAGATCGAGAGCCTGATCTAG